One window from the genome of Plasmodium relictum strain SGS1 genome assembly, chromosome: 12 encodes:
- the ApiAP2 gene encoding transcription factor with AP2 domain(s), putative — translation MINYSDNKHIIENQKENDSNSFKNRNDEKGSDINDSDIYESNDDNTKNKGVWYNARTKCWLACVKGSGRHLRVFSVKKHGYKKAKMLAVECKNAAFYNDSNSNNEYTNKKNNINTDIKNESNSNNTDYVNDLKDFDYKKNDRSNEDKIESEESIDSKNSIDMNYSNSQIIMKNDKSNLNADSEKLNKKRRYNTRRCNYNSSNELTKDNNNNNNNINNNSFHNEYNNIKEENQYISRSDNYSERNEKYKEESNNYQVDNKKKKKKIKDQFNYFIKNDNNHNNNSSCIITDKDFQIDSPEQTNEENFFIKPFVYDYNENTKTKNKYNENEYNVIFTNDYYSDYCYQNKDEYKSNFIDLTREALALILQDLKKNVVPKVPVGIEKRERYANSLRLCLRNAKFTKHFNELEPYLELFSECIKNSKLPSHMDLKDQLFYLDKL, via the exons atgattaaTTACTCGGATAACAAGCATATCATTGAAAATCAAAAAG aaaatgattctaattcatttaaaaatcgGAATGACGAAAAAGGTTCAGATATAAATGATTCAGATATATATGAATCAAACGAcgataatacaaaaaataaagggGTGTGGTATAATGCTAGAACAAAATGCTGGTTAGCATGTGTAAAAGGAAGTGGAAGGCATCTTCGAGTATTTTCTGTGAAGAAACATGGATATAAAAAAGCGAAAATGTTAGCTGTAGAATGTAAAAATGCAGCTTTTTACAATGAtagtaatagtaataatgaatatacaaataaaaaaaataatattaatacagatataaaaaatgaatcgAATAGTAACAACACCGATTAtgtaaatgatttaaaagaTTTTGATTATAAGAAAAACGACAGATCaaatgaagataaaataGAATCAGAAGAATCTATTGATAGTAAGAATTCAATTGACATGAATTACTCAAACAGTCagataattatgaaaaatgaCAAATCAAATTTAAATGCAGATtctgaaaaattaaataaaaaaagaagatacaATACGCGAAGATGTAATTATAATTCTTCTAATGAATTAACTaaggataataataataataataataacattaataataatagttttCATAATGAAtacaataatataaaagaagaaaaccAGTATATTTCTAGAAGCGATAATTATTCTGAAAGGAATGAAAAGTATAAGGAAGAATCAAATAATTATCAGGtggataataaaaaaaaaaagaaaaaaataaaagatcagtttaattattttataaaaaatgataataatcataataataatagcagTTGTATAATAACTGATAAAGATTTTCAAATAGATTCACCTGAACAaacaaatgaagaaaatttttttataaagccATTTGTATATGActataatgaaaatacaaaaacaaaaaataagtataacGAAAACGAATATAATGTAATTTTTACAAATGATTATTATTCCGATTATTGCTATCAAAATAAAGATGAATATAAATCAAATTTTATTGATTTAACTAGAGAGGCATTAGCTTTGATTTTACAagatttgaaaaaaaatgttgTTCCAAAAGTTCCAGTAGGTATagaaaaaagagaaagatATGCGAATTCTTTACGTTTATGTTTAAGAAATGCAAAATTTACAAAACACTTTAATGAATTAGAACCATATTTAGAATTATTTAGTGaatgtattaaaaatagtaaattaCCAAGCCATATGGATTTGAAAGACCAACTATTTTATTTggataaattataa